In Bacillus cytotoxicus NVH 391-98, the following are encoded in one genomic region:
- a CDS encoding DUF1796 family putative cysteine peptidase: MIVLEIKGAQGIYDDVISLGNNCYTAIHLRKYGLRKYAGPLDWFVSPDLSSINKLLKNNFIDFMDLKNMHALPDKNVLFHDGVIQPVYSHIVKDIKYNVTSYHDFPIISNKDWFITYQDFKQKLDRRIDNFYKRMQNSQSILFVRWGGDLTETLELQLILSNIVKNNFKILLLYPTGLENEIHELEWGINHVFPIQVSSNYLNKRTWYILLKDIHLS, from the coding sequence ATGATTGTATTGGAAATTAAAGGAGCTCAAGGGATATATGATGATGTTATTAGTCTAGGGAACAATTGTTATACTGCTATCCATCTAAGAAAATATGGGCTACGTAAATATGCTGGTCCTCTAGATTGGTTTGTGTCTCCAGACCTTTCTTCTATTAATAAATTACTAAAAAATAACTTTATAGACTTTATGGACTTGAAAAATATGCATGCATTGCCAGATAAAAATGTTCTTTTTCATGATGGCGTAATACAACCTGTTTATTCTCACATTGTAAAAGACATCAAATATAACGTAACATCCTATCATGATTTCCCTATCATCTCAAATAAAGATTGGTTTATCACATACCAAGATTTCAAACAAAAATTAGATCGAAGGATTGATAATTTTTACAAAAGAATGCAAAATTCTCAATCTATTTTATTTGTTAGATGGGGCGGAGATTTGACTGAAACGTTAGAGTTACAATTAATTTTATCAAATATTGTTAAAAATAACTTTAAGATACTTTTACTCTATCCAACAGGACTTGAAAATGAGATACATGAGTTGGAATGGGGCATAAATCATGTCTTTCCAATTCAAGTTTCAAGTAATTATCTAAATAAAAGAACTTGGTATATCCTTTTAAAAGATATACACTTAAGCTGA
- the licT gene encoding BglG family transcription antiterminator LicT, with product MKIHKILNNNVVCTIKENNSEIILMGRGLGFQKKVGDTIDESKIEKTFVLETKEVSEKLATLLTEIPVEHLEVTEQIVQLAKTILPSRLSEYIYLTLTDHLSFVFTRHKEGIELKNALLWEIKKFYQTEFEIGLRALEIIEKETGIRLSEDEAGSIALHLVNAQQGEPEMQQTVTMTKIVQDILNIVKYHYKMDLDENSFNYSRFVTHLRYFAQRLLQHESSSNEDDFLFEQVKQKYNEAYRCTEKIEEYLRSRHNTLLSKDEKMYVTLHIHRVTKRESI from the coding sequence ATGAAAATCCATAAAATTTTAAATAATAATGTTGTTTGTACGATAAAAGAGAATAATAGTGAAATTATATTGATGGGTAGAGGTTTAGGATTTCAGAAAAAAGTGGGGGATACAATTGATGAATCTAAAATAGAAAAAACATTCGTTTTAGAAACAAAAGAAGTATCTGAGAAGCTTGCTACGTTATTAACTGAGATTCCTGTAGAGCATTTAGAAGTGACAGAGCAAATTGTACAATTAGCGAAAACTATTTTGCCGAGCCGTTTAAGCGAGTATATTTATCTTACATTAACAGATCACCTTAGCTTTGTGTTCACGCGGCATAAAGAAGGGATTGAGCTGAAAAATGCACTTCTTTGGGAAATCAAAAAGTTTTATCAAACAGAGTTTGAAATTGGTTTACGAGCTTTAGAGATTATTGAAAAAGAAACAGGTATTAGGCTTTCAGAGGATGAGGCTGGTTCGATTGCACTTCATTTAGTAAATGCTCAGCAAGGGGAACCAGAAATGCAGCAAACAGTAACAATGACAAAAATTGTTCAAGATATTTTAAATATTGTGAAGTATCATTATAAGATGGATTTAGATGAAAATTCATTTAACTATAGCCGATTTGTCACTCACTTACGATATTTTGCTCAACGTTTACTTCAGCATGAATCAAGCTCAAATGAAGATGACTTTTTATTTGAGCAAGTCAAACAAAAGTACAACGAAGCTTATCGTTGTACAGAGAAAATAGAAGAGTATTTACGTAGTAGACATAACACTCTTCTTTCGAAAGATGAAAAAATGTATGTAACGCTTCATATCCACCGTGTAACGAAGCGGGAATCAATTTGA
- a CDS encoding cell wall anchor translates to MGTKKTVAISTLALAMITGVDTTHAQADEPAQIQDSIKPSVDEKVSEWKQAKQNVKDKVSELKQEKQSIENKVDEWKQEKQNIKDKVSELKQEKQNIENKVDEWKQKKQNIEEKVGEIKQAKQNVKDKVSELRQEKQNIEEKIPELKEIKQNVEEKIEAFKQLKQTAEKKVTELKQVKQNVNEQVSELKQFVKQMEEKVNELKQMKQAIENKIAEWKQTKQPGVEDKVSEWGQEKQNIENKIAALTEAKQNVEKQVSELAQKKQAKEENRITFFKPKTENRELPNAGASESHTMPLGVLSILGGILLLVRNKMKKVL, encoded by the coding sequence ATGGGTACGAAAAAGACTGTAGCGATATCCACACTTGCTTTAGCGATGATTACGGGAGTTGATACGACTCATGCTCAAGCGGATGAACCTGCTCAAATACAGGATTCTATTAAACCAAGTGTAGATGAGAAAGTTTCTGAATGGAAACAAGCGAAGCAAAATGTGAAAGATAAAGTCTCTGAATTGAAACAGGAAAAGCAAAGTATAGAAAACAAAGTGGATGAATGGAAACAAGAAAAGCAAAATATAAAAGACAAAGTCTCTGAATTGAAACAGGAAAAGCAAAATATAGAAAACAAAGTAGATGAATGGAAACAGAAAAAACAAAATATAGAAGAGAAAGTAGGGGAAATCAAGCAGGCGAAGCAAAATGTGAAAGACAAGGTTTCTGAATTGAGACAGGAAAAGCAAAATATAGAAGAGAAAATCCCTGAATTGAAAGAAATCAAACAAAATGTGGAAGAGAAAATAGAGGCATTTAAGCAGTTAAAGCAAACGGCAGAAAAAAAAGTGACGGAACTGAAACAAGTAAAGCAAAATGTAAACGAGCAAGTGTCTGAATTAAAACAGTTTGTTAAACAGATGGAAGAGAAAGTGAACGAGCTAAAACAAATGAAACAAGCGATAGAAAATAAAATCGCTGAATGGAAACAGACGAAGCAGCCTGGAGTAGAAGATAAAGTCTCTGAATGGGGACAGGAAAAGCAAAATATAGAGAATAAAATCGCTGCATTAACAGAGGCAAAGCAAAATGTAGAAAAGCAAGTCTCTGAACTAGCGCAGAAGAAACAAGCGAAAGAGGAGAATCGCATTACCTTTTTTAAGCCGAAAACTGAAAATAGAGAACTTCCTAACGCCGGAGCGAGCGAATCTCATACAATGCCTTTAGGGGTGCTATCGATTTTAGGTGGAATTCTATTACTAGTGCGAAATAAAATGAAAAAAGTATTGTAA
- a CDS encoding glycosyltransferase family 2 protein — protein sequence MIATLISHFYNEEYLLPWWLMHHKQIFNHGILINRGSTDRSVEMCKIFAPDWEVRTSKVPEFDAEQVDNEVMDIESEVNGWKMTLNTTEFLCCQNKTSFFHSLNELQKRMYAIRMILMVDPLNNYYSNPRYSKPLVKQRFHGYFPHDPYLTKSWRLIHNYKKGYYTPGRHSSAYPFELYTLPALVLKFYFSPWNDQIKKRKLQIAPTLSQRWSALKTSYGTTLEELESKFIGVAAHTQDLRLNPVYQEVFSQK from the coding sequence ATTATTGCAACTTTAATCTCTCACTTTTATAATGAAGAATACTTGCTACCTTGGTGGTTAATGCATCATAAACAGATCTTTAATCATGGGATTTTAATTAATAGGGGTTCTACAGATCGATCGGTAGAAATGTGTAAAATATTTGCACCAGACTGGGAAGTGAGAACTTCAAAGGTACCTGAGTTTGATGCAGAACAAGTTGATAATGAAGTTATGGATATTGAAAGTGAAGTGAACGGTTGGAAGATGACTTTAAACACTACAGAATTTCTTTGTTGTCAAAATAAAACAAGCTTCTTTCATTCATTAAATGAGCTGCAAAAAAGAATGTATGCGATTCGAATGATTTTAATGGTGGATCCTTTAAATAATTATTATTCTAATCCAAGGTATTCTAAACCTCTAGTGAAACAGAGGTTTCATGGATATTTTCCACATGATCCATATCTTACCAAGAGTTGGAGATTAATTCATAACTATAAAAAGGGATACTATACACCAGGGAGGCATTCATCCGCTTATCCATTTGAATTGTATACCTTGCCCGCCCTTGTGCTAAAGTTTTATTTTAGTCCATGGAATGATCAAATAAAAAAAAGAAAGTTGCAAATTGCCCCGACTCTTTCGCAGCGTTGGAGTGCCTTAAAAACTTCCTATGGAACAACTTTAGAAGAATTGGAGTCAAAATTTATCGGTGTTGCAGCACACACACAAGACCTTCGTCTAAATCCAGTATATCAAGAAGTATTTTCTCAAAAATAG
- the rfbF gene encoding glucose-1-phosphate cytidylyltransferase, with amino-acid sequence MKAVILAGGYGTRIGEETHLKPKPMIEIGTKPILWHIMRLFHYYGITEFIICLGYKGYAIKEFFLNYNLHMSDFTIHLKDNTITNHFHHIEPWQITLIDTGENTQTAGRVKRIQKYIDEDSFFLTYGDGLSNVNLKKLAEFHKKHGKIATVTAVQPPGRFGSLIMNGTSVSAFKEKPLGDGNWINGGFFVLNTDVFNYIKDDTSVFETDTLVQLAAKNELEAYRHTGFWHPMDTLRDKKKLVELWESNYAPWKVW; translated from the coding sequence ATGAAAGCTGTAATTCTTGCTGGTGGATATGGTACTCGAATTGGTGAAGAAACACATTTGAAACCAAAGCCGATGATTGAAATTGGCACAAAGCCCATTCTCTGGCATATTATGCGTTTATTTCATTATTATGGAATTACTGAGTTTATTATTTGTTTAGGATATAAAGGCTATGCTATTAAAGAATTTTTTCTGAATTACAATTTACACATGTCTGATTTCACAATTCATTTAAAAGATAATACCATTACGAATCATTTTCATCATATAGAACCATGGCAGATTACACTCATTGATACGGGAGAAAACACTCAAACTGCTGGGCGGGTAAAAAGAATACAAAAATATATAGACGAGGATTCTTTTTTCCTCACTTACGGCGATGGATTAAGTAATGTAAATTTAAAAAAACTTGCTGAATTTCATAAAAAGCACGGAAAAATCGCCACCGTAACTGCAGTGCAACCTCCTGGTAGATTCGGTTCTCTCATTATGAATGGCACATCTGTCTCAGCTTTTAAAGAAAAACCACTAGGAGATGGGAACTGGATAAACGGGGGGTTCTTCGTTTTAAATACAGATGTTTTCAACTATATTAAAGATGATACATCTGTATTTGAAACCGATACTCTCGTACAGTTAGCTGCTAAAAATGAACTCGAAGCATATCGACATACAGGCTTTTGGCATCCGATGGACACACTTCGTGATAAGAAAAAATTAGTAGAGTTGTGGGAAAGTAACTATGCTCCATGGAAGGTTTGGTAA
- a CDS encoding beta-glucoside-specific PTS transporter subunit IIABC, which translates to MKYEQLAKDILKNVGGTENINSVVHCITRLRFQLKDEGKANTEVLKNMDDVVTVMKSGGQYQVVIGNHVADVYKAVVTVGGFQTKEDENIDDQKKSSFIDIVSSIFTPVLSVLAATGMIKGFNALILALGWLSQESGTYQILNAVGDSLFYFFPIFLGYTASKKFHGAPFIGMAIGGALVYPALAGLTAGKPLYTLFAGTMFESPIHITFLGIPVILMNYASSVIPIILATYFAAKVEKELKKVIPDVVKTFLVPFFTLLIIVPITFLVIGPIATWAGQFLGQATLWAYHLSPLVAGIFLGAFWQLFVIFGLHWGIVPIGFNNLAVHGEDPILALIFAASFAQIGAVLGVWIKTNEKKLKELSMPAFISGIFGITEPAIYGITLPQKKPFVISCIAGGIGGGILGVFGTKAYMAGGLGIFQIPTFVSSKTGITAGLWGSIIAMIVAFVLGFVLTYLFGVKKKGQSVQVNPDQTKPSQHEEVHATMNSEVIVSPFYGEVKPLKDIEDAAFASGVLGKGVAIEPSEGKLFSPVSGTVSALFPTNHALGITTETGAELLIHIGMDTVKLDGEFFSSHIAQGDHVEKGQLLIEFNIAEIQDAGYIVTTPVVVTNHDQYNVMIKEKGQVTPEESVIELEVK; encoded by the coding sequence ATGAAATACGAACAATTAGCAAAAGATATTCTTAAAAATGTTGGTGGAACCGAAAATATAAATAGTGTGGTTCACTGTATTACCCGCCTAAGATTTCAATTAAAAGATGAGGGAAAAGCAAATACAGAAGTGCTGAAAAATATGGATGATGTTGTTACCGTTATGAAAAGCGGCGGACAGTATCAAGTTGTAATTGGCAATCATGTTGCTGATGTGTATAAAGCGGTTGTCACGGTTGGAGGCTTTCAGACGAAAGAGGATGAAAATATTGATGACCAAAAGAAAAGTAGTTTTATAGATATTGTTTCTAGTATTTTTACACCTGTTTTAAGTGTACTAGCCGCAACAGGGATGATTAAAGGTTTTAATGCGCTTATTTTAGCATTAGGCTGGTTAAGTCAAGAATCAGGAACTTATCAAATCTTAAATGCAGTTGGAGATTCATTATTTTACTTCTTCCCAATCTTTCTAGGTTATACAGCGAGTAAAAAGTTTCATGGTGCACCATTTATTGGGATGGCAATTGGCGGTGCGCTTGTTTATCCAGCTTTAGCTGGTTTAACAGCCGGGAAACCGCTTTATACATTATTTGCAGGGACAATGTTTGAATCACCTATTCATATTACTTTTTTAGGTATACCTGTTATTTTAATGAATTATGCGTCATCTGTTATTCCGATTATTTTAGCTACTTATTTTGCCGCTAAAGTAGAAAAAGAGTTAAAGAAAGTCATTCCAGATGTTGTGAAAACATTTTTAGTGCCATTTTTCACATTGCTGATTATTGTACCGATTACCTTTCTTGTCATTGGACCAATTGCAACATGGGCAGGTCAATTTTTAGGACAAGCTACACTATGGGCGTATCATTTAAGTCCGTTAGTCGCAGGTATTTTCCTTGGAGCGTTTTGGCAATTGTTTGTTATCTTTGGTCTTCATTGGGGTATTGTACCAATTGGATTTAATAATTTAGCAGTACATGGTGAAGATCCAATATTAGCTCTTATATTCGCTGCTTCTTTTGCACAAATTGGTGCTGTTCTTGGTGTTTGGATAAAAACAAATGAGAAGAAATTGAAAGAACTTAGTATGCCCGCTTTTATTTCTGGTATTTTCGGGATTACAGAGCCAGCTATTTATGGGATTACACTTCCGCAGAAAAAACCTTTCGTTATAAGTTGTATCGCTGGTGGTATTGGCGGAGGAATTCTTGGTGTATTTGGTACAAAGGCGTATATGGCAGGTGGCCTTGGAATATTTCAAATTCCAACATTTGTTAGTTCAAAAACAGGCATTACAGCGGGATTATGGGGATCTATTATTGCGATGATTGTTGCATTTGTATTAGGATTTGTACTTACTTACTTGTTTGGTGTAAAGAAAAAGGGACAATCTGTTCAAGTAAATCCTGACCAGACAAAACCATCTCAGCACGAGGAAGTTCATGCTACTATGAATAGTGAAGTCATTGTGAGTCCTTTTTATGGAGAAGTAAAACCGTTAAAAGATATTGAAGATGCAGCGTTTGCCTCAGGCGTTCTTGGGAAAGGGGTAGCGATTGAACCTTCAGAAGGAAAATTATTTTCACCAGTTTCTGGTACAGTTTCCGCACTTTTTCCAACGAATCATGCCTTAGGAATTACGACGGAAACAGGGGCGGAGCTTCTAATTCATATCGGGATGGATACTGTGAAACTAGATGGGGAATTTTTCTCTTCTCATATTGCACAAGGAGATCATGTTGAAAAAGGACAATTATTGATTGAATTTAACATAGCTGAAATTCAAGACGCAGGCTATATTGTGACAACACCAGTTGTTGTTACAAATCATGATCAATATAACGTAATGATAAAAGAGAAGGGTCAGGTGACACCTGAAGAATCTGTAATCGAACTAGAAGTGAAATGA
- a CDS encoding CgeB family protein, with protein MNENNVKKILFIRSGTPFYFPALETAIFNSLQRASSNVMMVHIEKAIKTAVRTKPDFILVLHGLREEFNQIIPELKKLGFTTGIWLTDDPYYMDLTQNIVPYYDYIFTQDLNCIKFYRSRGCKNVFYLPLAADHNVYKPDFKDKSNHYEISFIGTAFKNRIEFIDSISEYLVCKNLKIVGFGWEKLKSYKILKDKIKLLPLGKYEDALQYYVSTKININLHRSPYDKDMNSNAANIAAYSVNNRTFEINSSGSFQLTDIRPDIAKHYIPSVEIETFCNPQEFIEKAEYYLENVKERKQIAKNGLIRTLKHHTYDKRVIQLLNYINEIDKYPKK; from the coding sequence ATGAACGAAAATAATGTTAAAAAAATCTTATTTATTCGATCAGGAACTCCTTTTTATTTCCCAGCACTAGAAACAGCAATTTTTAATAGTCTACAAAGGGCAAGTAGCAATGTAATGATGGTACATATAGAGAAAGCAATAAAAACAGCAGTACGGACAAAGCCGGATTTTATTTTGGTATTGCATGGTTTAAGAGAAGAGTTTAATCAAATCATCCCTGAATTAAAGAAATTGGGCTTTACGACAGGAATTTGGTTGACAGATGATCCCTATTATATGGATTTAACCCAAAATATTGTTCCATATTATGACTACATATTTACTCAGGATTTAAATTGTATTAAATTTTATAGGAGCAGGGGATGTAAAAATGTTTTTTATCTCCCTTTAGCAGCGGATCATAACGTATATAAACCCGATTTTAAAGATAAGTCTAATCATTATGAAATTAGTTTTATTGGTACAGCGTTTAAAAATAGAATTGAATTCATTGACTCAATTTCTGAATATTTAGTTTGTAAGAACTTGAAAATTGTAGGATTTGGTTGGGAAAAATTGAAGAGTTATAAAATCTTGAAAGATAAGATAAAACTCTTGCCACTTGGTAAATATGAAGATGCGTTACAATATTATGTATCTACTAAAATTAATATTAATTTGCACCGTTCACCATATGATAAGGACATGAATAGTAATGCAGCAAATATTGCTGCATATTCAGTAAATAATAGAACATTTGAAATTAATTCCTCAGGTTCTTTTCAGTTAACTGATATACGTCCAGATATAGCGAAGCACTATATACCAAGTGTTGAAATAGAAACTTTTTGTAATCCACAAGAGTTTATAGAAAAAGCGGAATATTATTTAGAAAATGTAAAAGAGAGGAAGCAAATAGCGAAAAATGGGCTGATTAGAACTTTAAAACATCACACATATGATAAACGTGTCATACAATTATTAAACTATATTAATGAAATTGATAAGTATCCAAAGAAATAG
- the rfbG gene encoding CDP-glucose 4,6-dehydratase, which translates to MHSSNFWHKKKVFITGHTGFKGTWLTLFLHSLGAEITGYSSPPSSTPYLFEQSNAMKKCRSFTGDITDYDSLLQVIKQNKPNIIFHLAAQPIVTASYKNPIDTFKVNVLGTAHVLEAAKHVDSVQVMINVTSDKCYENDGTGNRAFKESDRLGGHDPYSASKACAELVALSYQKSFFEYSPKLASVRAGNVIGGGDWAEDRLLPDIIRSYLHGATLNIRNPHAIRPWQHVLDPLHGYILLAEKLWDNDQYIDAWNFGPNNQTHITVHELIQSVIKLWDKPLNILLPTTLQPYEAPILTLDSTKAMSELGWSPKLPIEDSISWTVEWYKKYACGENIESFTNDQIDAFKKL; encoded by the coding sequence ATGCACTCTTCAAATTTTTGGCATAAGAAAAAAGTATTTATTACTGGGCACACTGGCTTTAAAGGAACTTGGCTAACACTTTTTTTACATTCTTTAGGCGCAGAAATAACCGGCTACTCTTCTCCTCCCTCCTCAACACCATATTTATTCGAACAATCGAACGCTATGAAAAAATGCCGTTCATTTACAGGGGATATTACAGATTACGATTCTTTATTACAAGTCATAAAACAAAATAAACCAAATATTATTTTTCACCTAGCGGCACAGCCGATTGTCACTGCTTCATACAAAAATCCAATTGATACATTTAAAGTAAATGTTTTAGGTACAGCGCACGTATTAGAAGCCGCAAAACATGTTGACAGCGTACAGGTTATGATTAATGTTACTAGTGATAAGTGTTATGAAAACGACGGGACAGGCAATCGAGCATTTAAAGAGAGCGATCGGTTAGGTGGGCATGATCCCTATAGCGCTAGTAAGGCTTGCGCTGAATTAGTAGCACTTTCCTATCAAAAGTCTTTCTTTGAGTATTCCCCCAAACTTGCCTCTGTAAGAGCCGGAAACGTAATTGGTGGCGGAGACTGGGCAGAAGACCGATTACTTCCAGATATTATTCGTTCCTATTTACATGGTGCAACATTAAACATTAGAAATCCTCATGCAATTCGTCCCTGGCAGCATGTATTAGATCCTCTACACGGATATATCCTTTTAGCAGAGAAGCTTTGGGATAATGATCAATATATTGATGCTTGGAATTTTGGGCCAAATAATCAAACTCACATAACAGTTCATGAACTTATTCAATCTGTAATTAAGCTTTGGGATAAACCATTAAACATACTGCTCCCTACTACTCTACAACCTTATGAAGCCCCCATCTTAACACTTGATAGTACAAAGGCGATGTCTGAACTTGGTTGGTCTCCAAAACTACCGATAGAAGACTCTATTTCTTGGACCGTCGAATGGTACAAAAAATATGCATGTGGTGAAAACATAGAATCCTTTACAAACGATCAAATAGATGCATTTAAAAAATTATAG
- a CDS encoding class I SAM-dependent methyltransferase has protein sequence MNQKKCRFCHTLLKYTFLDLGVSPLANSFITSEHAHKMESFYPLHTFVCHNCLLVQLDEFESPQNIFHDYLYFSSYSSSWLLHAKQYVEMAMGRFKLTKDSQVIEIASNDGYLLQYFQKENIPSLGIEPAKNVANIAIQKGIPTKIEFFSNNVAKQLTDENSQADLIIANNVLAHVPHLHDFIAGLKTLLKPNGSITIEFPHLLNLISLKQFDTIYHEHFSYFSLICLQKIFSHHNLQIIDAEELPTHGGSLRLFIQHINRDTKISENVSNIMQKEMDYGLDKLDSYLLFAKEVKQLKMDILKFFIDVHSLNKQIIGYGAPAKGNTLLNYCGIGKEFLPYTVDKNPYKQNLFLPGTRIPVKSIEEIIRTKPDYIFILPWNLKEEIMKECSFIKEWGGKFVVAIPKVEVIKS, from the coding sequence ATGAATCAGAAAAAATGTCGCTTTTGTCACACATTACTAAAGTACACTTTTTTAGATTTAGGTGTTTCCCCCCTCGCAAATTCATTTATAACCTCAGAACATGCACACAAAATGGAATCTTTCTATCCATTGCATACGTTCGTTTGTCATAATTGTTTACTTGTCCAACTAGATGAATTCGAATCCCCACAAAATATTTTTCATGATTATTTATACTTTAGCTCTTACTCCTCAAGTTGGCTATTGCATGCGAAACAATACGTAGAAATGGCAATGGGACGATTCAAATTAACTAAAGACTCACAAGTCATTGAAATTGCAAGCAATGATGGATACTTACTCCAATATTTTCAAAAAGAAAATATTCCAAGTTTAGGGATTGAACCTGCAAAAAATGTTGCCAATATTGCCATTCAAAAAGGAATCCCAACTAAAATAGAATTCTTTAGCAACAATGTAGCAAAACAATTAACAGACGAAAATTCCCAAGCTGATTTAATTATTGCAAATAACGTATTAGCTCACGTCCCTCATTTACACGATTTTATCGCCGGTTTAAAAACTTTATTGAAGCCAAATGGCAGTATAACGATTGAATTCCCACACTTATTAAATCTCATATCTTTAAAACAATTTGACACAATTTATCACGAACACTTCTCCTATTTTTCACTCATATGTCTTCAAAAGATCTTCTCTCACCATAACTTGCAAATTATAGATGCAGAGGAACTCCCCACACATGGTGGTTCATTACGTTTATTTATACAGCATATCAACAGAGATACAAAAATAAGTGAAAACGTATCAAATATTATGCAAAAAGAAATGGATTACGGTTTAGATAAACTAGATTCCTATCTTCTTTTCGCTAAAGAAGTGAAACAATTAAAAATGGATATTTTAAAATTTTTTATTGACGTACACTCTTTAAATAAACAAATTATCGGTTATGGTGCCCCCGCGAAAGGGAATACTCTATTAAATTATTGCGGCATCGGGAAAGAATTTCTTCCTTATACTGTCGATAAAAACCCTTATAAACAAAATCTATTTTTGCCAGGGACTCGCATCCCCGTAAAATCAATAGAAGAAATCATACGCACAAAACCAGATTATATTTTCATATTACCGTGGAATTTAAAAGAAGAGATTATGAAAGAATGCTCATTTATAAAGGAATGGGGTGGGAAGTTTGTTGTGGCAATTCCTAAAGTTGAAGTGATTAAATCATGA
- a CDS encoding 6-phospho-beta-glucosidase: protein MAKVTFPKGFLWGGAMAANQAEGAYLEDGKGLTTVDLLPTGEKRWDIMKGNIQSFTPMEGEFYPSHEAIDFYHRYKEDIALFAEMGFKALRVSIAWTRIFPNGDEKQPNETGLQFYDNLFDELLKYGIEPVVTMAHFDVPVHLVETYGSWRNRKLIHFFETYAKTIFKRYKDKVKYWMTFNEINMLLHLPFVGAGLTFKEGENKKQIQYQAAHHQLVASALAVKACHEIIPDAKIGCMLAAGATYPYTCNPDDVLRAMEQDRESFFFIDVQARGEYPGYAKRFFKDNHLEIEMEKEDEEILKAYTVDYIGFSYYASRAASTDPEVLKGITSGNVFGSVENPYLEKSEWGWTIDPKGFRITANQLYDRYQKPLFVVENGLGAIDTLHAEEEINDEYRIDYLRKHMIELSEAIQDGVEVIGYTSWGPIDLVSASTGEMKKRYGYIYVDKDNEGKGSLKRFKKKSFDWYKQVIATNGESLNA, encoded by the coding sequence ATGGCTAAAGTTACGTTTCCAAAAGGTTTTTTATGGGGTGGGGCAATGGCTGCTAACCAAGCTGAAGGAGCATATTTAGAAGATGGAAAAGGATTAACAACAGTGGATCTCCTTCCAACTGGTGAAAAACGTTGGGATATTATGAAAGGAAATATCCAATCCTTTACACCGATGGAAGGAGAATTTTATCCATCGCATGAAGCAATTGATTTTTACCATCGTTATAAAGAAGATATTGCTCTGTTTGCAGAAATGGGATTTAAAGCGTTACGCGTTTCGATTGCGTGGACACGTATTTTTCCAAATGGTGACGAGAAACAGCCAAATGAAACAGGTTTGCAGTTTTATGATAATTTGTTTGACGAATTATTGAAATATGGAATTGAGCCGGTCGTGACAATGGCTCATTTTGATGTACCTGTTCATTTAGTCGAAACATATGGAAGCTGGAGAAATCGAAAGCTTATCCATTTCTTTGAAACATATGCAAAAACGATTTTTAAACGATATAAAGATAAAGTGAAATATTGGATGACGTTTAATGAAATTAATATGCTACTGCATTTACCTTTCGTTGGTGCTGGTTTAACTTTTAAAGAAGGCGAAAATAAAAAACAAATTCAATATCAAGCAGCACATCATCAGCTTGTGGCAAGTGCTTTAGCAGTGAAAGCGTGCCATGAAATAATACCGGATGCTAAAATTGGTTGTATGCTTGCAGCAGGAGCGACGTATCCATATACATGCAATCCAGATGATGTTTTACGAGCGATGGAACAAGATAGAGAATCATTCTTTTTCATTGATGTACAAGCAAGAGGTGAATATCCTGGATATGCGAAGCGATTCTTTAAAGATAATCACTTAGAGATTGAAATGGAAAAAGAAGATGAAGAGATTTTAAAAGCATATACAGTGGATTATATTGGATTTAGCTACTATGCTAGCCGAGCAGCAAGTACAGACCCTGAAGTATTAAAGGGCATTACAAGTGGAAATGTATTTGGCTCTGTTGAAAATCCGTATCTTGAAAAATCAGAATGGGGCTGGACAATTGATCCAAAAGGGTTCCGTATTACAGCAAATCAACTGTACGATCGTTATCAGAAACCGCTGTTTGTTGTGGAAAATGGTCTAGGTGCAATTGACACATTACATGCTGAAGAAGAGATTAACGATGAGTATCGCATCGATTATTTACGAAAACATATGATTGAACTTTCAGAGGCAATCCAAGATGGGGTAGAGGTTATTGGATATACAAGCTGGGGCCCAATTGACCTTGTCAGCGCTTCAACAGGTGAGATGAAGAAACGGTATGGATATATTTATGTTGATAAAGATAATGAAGGAAAAGGATCATTAAAAAGATTCAAAAAGAAAAGTTTTGATTGGTATAAACAAGTCATTGCAACAAACGGTGAAAGTTTAAACGCTTAA